A region of Gracilinanus agilis isolate LMUSP501 chromosome 3, AgileGrace, whole genome shotgun sequence DNA encodes the following proteins:
- the LOC123239349 gene encoding 5-hydroxytryptamine receptor 5B-like — protein MESNNVSTFAALTFTSGPEGYNSSPSSLGAVGKQSDVWEGEDILPSKESPFSIFTVLVLTLLVLLIVATFLWNLLVLATILRVRAFHRVPHNLVASTAVSDVLVAALVMPLSLVSEVSTGKRWRLGRVLCHVWISFDVLCCTASIWNVAAIALDRYWTITRHIQYTLRTRSRASNLMIVLTWALSALIAFAPLLFGWGEVYSAELQRCQVSQEPSYAVFSTCGAFYVPLGVVLFVYWKIYKAAKFRIGRRRVAVLPLPETVQAKEAPQEAQMVFTARHATLAFQTHGETWREQKEKRAALMVGILIGVFVLCWIPFFLTELITPLCSCSIPPIWKSIFLWLGYSNSFFNPLIYTAFNKNYNSAFKSFFTKQR, from the exons ATGGAGAGCAACAATGTATCCACTTTTGCAGCTCTCACCTTCACGTCGGGGCCTGAGGGTTACAACAGTAGCCCCAGCTCCCTCGGAGCTGTTGGGAAGCAGAGCGATGTCTGGGAGGGGGAGGACATCTTGCCCAGCAAGGAGTCCCCTTTCTCCATTTTCACCGTGTTAGTCTTGACGTTGTTAGTACTCCTCATTGTGGCCACCTTCCTCTGGAACTTGCTGGTCCTGGCCACCATCCTAAGGGTGCGCGCCTTCCACCGTGTCCCACACAATCTAGTGGCTTCGACTGCCGTATCCGACGTGCTTGTGGCGGCGCTGGTCATGCCTCTGAGCCTGGTGAGCGAGGTATCCACTGGGAAGCGATGGCGGCTGGGGCGTGTCTTGTGCCATGTCTGGATCTCCTTCGACGTCCTCTGCTGCACCGCTAGCATCTGGAACGTGGCAGCCATAGCCCTGGACCGCTACTGGACCATCACCCGCCACATCCAGTACACCCTGCGCACCCGCAGCCGCGCTTCCAACCTCATGATTGTCCTCACTTGGGCCTTGTCTGCTCTCATCGCCTTTGCTCCCTTACTATTCGGCTGGGGTGAGGTGTACAGTGCTGAGCTCCAGCGCTGCCAGGTGAGCCAGGAGCCCTCTTATGCTGTTTTCTCCACCTGTGGCGCCTTCTACGTACCACTTGGAGTAGTACTTTTCGTCTACTGGAAGATCTACAAGGCAGCCAAATTCCGCATCGGGAGACGTCGAGTTGCAGTCTTGCCCCTGCCTGAGACAGTACAg gcaaaggaaGCTCCCCAAGAGGCCCAGATGGTGTTCACAGCTCGTCACGCCACCCTTGCCTTTCAAACACATGGTGAAACATGGAGGgagcagaaggagaagagggcagCCTTGATGGTGGGAATTTTAATCGGTGTATTTGTTCTCTGTTGGATCCCCTTCTTCCTCACAGAGCTCATCACCCCACTCTGTTCTTGCAGCATCCCCCCCATCTGGAAAAGCATATTCCTGTGGCTTGGttattccaattctttcttcaacCCCTTGATTTACACAGCATTCAACAAAAACTATAATAGTGCCTTCAAAAGCTTTTTTACTAAACAGAGATAG